Proteins from a single region of Heterodontus francisci isolate sHetFra1 chromosome 29, sHetFra1.hap1, whole genome shotgun sequence:
- the LOC137346332 gene encoding heme-binding protein 2-like, translating into MLPVLMMTLHLLSQGVLAQWNRRPYFCAEAEDCYSFMTVCRDSEYETRAYEPSTWIGTRIFPREGRYRAVARLSEYFNKKNLPGIQIERTAPILTIFVNINGVPTETSVYSMLPRRLFNNPPIPRDVTVFIKQFPPMTVFVKSFGGWFTNIRQKAQDLFEDLLRQRESFLQNRFYTAQYNGPLTLFSRHNEVWYLSFGMPRCSARYGRSQSAA; encoded by the exons GAACAGGAGGCCGTACTTCTGTGCTGAGGCTGAGGATTGTTACTCCTTCATGACCGTCTGCAGGGATTCAGAGTACGAG ACACGTGCCTATGAACCCAGTACGTGGATTGGGACCCGTATTTTTCCCAGAGAGGGGAGGTACCGTGCCGTTGCTCGCCTATCAGAATACTTTAATAAGAAAAATTTACCAG GGATACAGATAGAGAGAACAGCTCCTATACTCACTATCTTCGTGAACATCAATGGGGTTCCCACAGAGACAAGTGTATATTCCATGCTTCCCAGAAGATTGTTCAACAATCCCCCAATTCCCAGAGATGTGACT GTATTCATAAAACAGTTCCCTCCAATGACTGTTTTTGTGAAGTCGTTTGGAGGCTGGTTCACAAATATACGGCAAAAAGCGCAAGATCTCTTTGAGGACCTGCTTCGCCAAAGGGAGAGCTTTCTGCAGAATCGCTTCTACACTGCACAATACAATGG GCCTCTGACGTTATTCAGTCGGCACAATGAAGTTTGGTACCTGTCCTTTGGAATGCCCAGGTGTTCAGCCAGGTACGGGCGGTCACAGTCGGCAGCATGA